Within the Pseudomonas orientalis genome, the region GTCGGCTCGCCGATCACCGCCGCGCGGCCCAGCGGGCGTCCGGCTTCGGCCAATGCGCGAGCGCCGGACATGGAGCTTTCCTCATCGCACGTGGCGAGGATCAGCAACGGTTGCTTGAACGGTTGATCCAGCAGCGGCAACACGGCTTCGATGACCAGGGCGAAGAAGCCCTTCATGTCGCAACTGCCCAGTCCTACCCAGCGGCCGTCGACTTCCGTCAGCTTGAGCGGATCGGTTTTCCACAATGCCGCGTCGTAGGGCACCGTGTCGCTGTGACCGGCCAGCACCAGGCCGCCGGGGCCGCTGCCAAAGCTGGCCAGCAGGTTGAATTTGCCGGGGCTGACGTGCTGGATGTCGATGGCAAAGCCCAGGTCGCCCAGCCAGGTGGCGAGCAGATCGATCACCGGGCGGTTGGTCTGATCCAGCGACGCTTGAGTGCAACTGACCGACGGCGCGGCAATCAACGCGGCGAACTGCTCTTTCATGGACGGTAACGGCATACGCGGTCTCCCACTTCCCGGATGAGCCCCACTATAGAGCCATCTGCACGACACAATAAACCGTTGCGGCACGTTGCCGGGCTCAGTCCTGTACACTGCACGACCTTGGCAGCCACACTTTTCCCCGGCTGCGCTCCCGATCCTGGATTTTCCGGCCATGCAGAAAGAAACCGAAATCAAGCTCCGCGTCAGCCGCGAAACACTCGCCGCGCTGCGTGAGCACCCGCTACTGAAAAAACGCAACAAAAGTGGCTGGGAACGCCGTGAGTTGATGAATCAGTACTTCGACACCCCCGAACGCGACCTGGCCCAGGCCAAGGTGGCCCTGCGCCTGCGCAAGGATGGTGACGACATCATCCAGACCCTCAAGACCCGCGGCCAGAGTGTTGCCGGCTTGTCGGAACGCAACGAATACAACTGGGACCTGCCCAAAGCCAAGCTCGACGTGAAGAAGCTCGACGGCGAGTGCTGGCCCGAGCAACTGGCCGAGCTGGACAAAAAGACCCTCAAGCCGATCTTTACCACCGACTTCGTGCGCGAACGCGCCGAAATCGCCTGGGGTCGCGGCAAGGCCAAGGTGGTGATCGAAGCCGCCCTGGACCTGGGCCATGTGGTGGTCGGCAAGCAGAAGGAAGAAATCTGCGAGCTGGAACTGGAACTGCGCGAAGGCGAACCGGCAGCCCTGCTGGAACTGGCCGCCGAACTGGCGGCAACCCTGGCGCTGATGCCGTGTGACATCAGCAAGGCCGAACGTGGCTATCGCCTGTACGACGCCAGCAGCTATTCCCTGAGCCTGCCGGCACCGCAGATTCAAGCCGAAATGCCGTTGGACGACGCCTTCGCTGCGATCATGTGGCATCTGCTGGGCAGCAGCCAGCGCCTGGCCGAGCAATATCGCTTCAATGGACACTGGCGTCTGTTGCAGGACTGGGTCGAGAACCTCGGCGAGTTGCGCGCCCTGATCGGCAGCCTCGGCCAGGCCGCGCCGCGCCAATCCACCAGCGAGTTGCGCAGTGCCCTGGATGCGTTGCTGGAAGACTGGCGCCCGCTGGTCCAGGCCGGTGACGATGATGAAGACATTCGCAAAGCCGCACCGGAGCAGTTCGTTGAAGAATTGCAGGATGTGCGCTGGGGCCTGTTCTCCCTGAACACCTCGCGCTGGCTGCTGGCCCGCACCTGGACCGAAGCGCGCAACGTGCGTGGCAACCGTCAGGGCGCAGCGCAGATCACCAACTGGCTACCGCGCCTGCTGGCCGATGACGCCGTTGCCCTGCAACTGCCGCGTTACCAGCAGCAGCCCGAAGACCTGGCCGAGCAATTGCCGCGCATCGAACGCATCCAGGCCTGGCTGCACCATGCGCGCCACGTGGTGGACATTCCGGAACTGGACCGCTTGTACGGCGAGCTGAACAAGCTGGCGCACCTGGCCAACCAGCCGATTACCGATGAGTCGCTGGATGCGCGGATGCACCAGGCGATTGCGGTGTATCAGAATCGGGCCTGGAAGACCTTACTGCGTCTGTAATACCGCCATCGGGGGCAAGCCCCCTCCCACAGGGAAATGCATTCCAATGTGGGAGGGGGCTTGCCCCCGATGAGGCCGGCTCTGTCAGCGCAATACTGGCAGGCTGGTGGTGGACTTGATCTCCGACAAAGCCACAATCGAATTGACCTCCTGGATCCCCGGCACCATCGACAACTTGTCAAAGAAAAACCGCTCGTACGCCTCGATGTCCGACGCAACAATGCGCAATAAAAAATCCACCGCCCCCATCAGCACGTAACACTCCAGCACTTCCGGAAAGCCACGAATCGCCTCGGTGAACTCGGTGAAGTTGGATCGACCGTGGGCGTTGAGTTTGACCTCGGCGAAGATCTGCGTGTTGAGGCCGATTTTCTTGCGGTCCAGCAGCGTCACCTGGCCGCGAATCACGCCCTCTTCCTTCAACCGCTGGATGCGCCGCCAGCAGGGCGACTGGGACAGGCCGACCTGTTCGGCGATCTGCGCGCTGGAGAGCGACGCGTCCTCTTGCAGCAGGGCCAGGATACGGCGGTCATACACGTCCAACTCACTGTGCATAAAAATACCTTCTATGGCGCTTATCTTGAATTATATGATTCAATTTTGTGCGATTCATGCGCATCTTAGATAAGAAATCTCCCAAGGCGAATGTAAAAATTTCTCCAGTCGAATCTGGAGAGTCAGCATGCACGCCGTCGAAACCGTCCACCCTGTCACCCGCGCCGATGCGTGGGCTGTCGATAGCCTCCAGTGCGAGGCCCATTATCGGATTGCCGCAGAGGCGGAACCGGACGTGCTGTGCCGGGTACTCAATTACTTCGCGCTGCAATTTCTCACGCCCAGCCAGGTGATCGTGAACAGGCAAGACGACCTGCTGCATATCGACATCGTGATGGACGGCCTGAGCTGGCATCGCGCCCAGGTGATCGGTGAAAAGTTTCGAAACCTGATCAGCGTGTGTTCCGTCGAGCTGTGGCCGGCAGGTAGCGCGCGGCCCCACGCCGTGGTGGCAGCCTCTCGGCAAAAGCCTGCAATACACGCCCAGGGAGAATGTTCAGAAGCTGGCTAGCCTGGGATTACACCCCGACGCCAGGAACCTCCATGTCTCCCGTCCTGCAAGATCGCCCTCTGGAACTGCAACAGTTGCTGCCTGCATTGATCGAGCAGCAACTGATTACGCCAGAGACGGCGCGGCAACTATCGTCCGCTCCCGCCAGCGCCCGGCACCCCCTGGAATTGATCGCCGCACAAGGAACGTGCCTGGAAACACTGACGCAGTGGCTGGCCCGGCACGTCGATCAGCCTTATCTACGCATCGACCCGTTGAAGATCGACGTGGCGACGGTGGTGCCGCTGATGTCCCACGCCTTCGCCCAGCGCCACGCCATTCTTGCAGTGGCTGTGGATGCGCGCAGCGTGACGGTTGCCAGCGCTCAGCCCCATGTCAGCGGCTGGGAGGCCGGGCTGTCCCAGGTACTCAAACGCTCGATCAAGCGCGTGGTGGCCAACCCCCAAACCCTCCAGCGCTGTATCAATGAATTTTACCGTCTGGCCAGATCGGTCAGCGGTGCCGACCAGCAAATGGCGCCCCCCGGTACTGTCGAACGGCTCAGCCTGGGCGCCGGCGATAGCGAGCCGCATGCCGATGATGCGCATATCGTCAATATCGTCGACTGGCTGTTGCAGTACGCCTTTGATCAACGGGCCAGCGATATCCATATCGAGCCCTGCCGCGAACAGGGACGTGTGCGCTTTCGCATTGACGGGCTATTGCATGACGTCTACCAATTTCCGCCCCAGGTCACCACCGCTGTCGTCAGCCGGCTGAAAAGCCTTGGGCGTATGAATGTGGCGGAAAAGCGCAAGCCCCAGGATGGGCGCATCAACACGAAAACGGTGGGCGTTGAAGTGGAACTGCGCCTGTCGACCTTGCCCACCGCCTTCGGCGAAAAGTTGGTCATGCGCATTTTTGATCCCCAGGTGCTGCTCAAGGATTTCGATCAACTGGGGCTGTCCGCCGACGATCAGCAGCGCTGGCAGATCATGACCCAACAGGCCAACGGCATCATTCTGGTCACCGGCCCCACCGGCTCGGGCAAGACCAGCACGCTCTACAGCACCCTCAGGCAACTGGCGACCCGGGAGGTCAACCTGTGCACGGTGGAGGACCCCATCGAAATGGTCGAGCCGGCATTCAACCAGATGCAGGTGCAGCACAACATCGATCTGACCTTCGCCAGCGGTATCCGCGCGTTGCTGCGCCAGGACCCGGACATCATCATGATCGGCGAGATTCGCGACCAGGAGACCGCCGAGATGGCGATCCAGGCCGCGCTGACCGGGCATCTGGTGCTGTCAACGCTGCACACCAACGATGCGCCGAGCGCCATCAGCCGCTTGCAGGAGTTGGGCATCGCTCATTATTTGATCAAGGCGACGCTGATAGGCGTCATGGCACAGCGCCTGGTGCGCGTGCTGTGCCCCCATTGCAAACGCGGCGTGGCCGACGTCTACGCAGCGGTCGGGTGTGGAGAGTGCCGCGACAGTGGCTATCGGGGCAGGGCCGGGCTTTACGAGATCATGGTCCTGGATGAAACCCTCAAGGCGCTGATCACCCCCGGCGCCGACGTTCAGGCCTTGCGCCATGCCGCACTCGGGCAAGGCATGCACAGCCTGCGGATGGCCGGCATGCAAAAGGTGAAGGCGGGGCTGACGACGCTGGCGGAAGTCCTCAGGGTTACCCCTGGGGATTCAGAAACAAATCCTTTGTGCA harbors:
- a CDS encoding inorganic triphosphatase; the protein is MQKETEIKLRVSRETLAALREHPLLKKRNKSGWERRELMNQYFDTPERDLAQAKVALRLRKDGDDIIQTLKTRGQSVAGLSERNEYNWDLPKAKLDVKKLDGECWPEQLAELDKKTLKPIFTTDFVRERAEIAWGRGKAKVVIEAALDLGHVVVGKQKEEICELELELREGEPAALLELAAELAATLALMPCDISKAERGYRLYDASSYSLSLPAPQIQAEMPLDDAFAAIMWHLLGSSQRLAEQYRFNGHWRLLQDWVENLGELRALIGSLGQAAPRQSTSELRSALDALLEDWRPLVQAGDDDEDIRKAAPEQFVEELQDVRWGLFSLNTSRWLLARTWTEARNVRGNRQGAAQITNWLPRLLADDAVALQLPRYQQQPEDLAEQLPRIERIQAWLHHARHVVDIPELDRLYGELNKLAHLANQPITDESLDARMHQAIAVYQNRAWKTLLRL
- a CDS encoding Lrp/AsnC family transcriptional regulator, which gives rise to MHSELDVYDRRILALLQEDASLSSAQIAEQVGLSQSPCWRRIQRLKEEGVIRGQVTLLDRKKIGLNTQIFAEVKLNAHGRSNFTEFTEAIRGFPEVLECYVLMGAVDFLLRIVASDIEAYERFFFDKLSMVPGIQEVNSIVALSEIKSTTSLPVLR
- a CDS encoding GspE/PulE family protein, coding for MSPVLQDRPLELQQLLPALIEQQLITPETARQLSSAPASARHPLELIAAQGTCLETLTQWLARHVDQPYLRIDPLKIDVATVVPLMSHAFAQRHAILAVAVDARSVTVASAQPHVSGWEAGLSQVLKRSIKRVVANPQTLQRCINEFYRLARSVSGADQQMAPPGTVERLSLGAGDSEPHADDAHIVNIVDWLLQYAFDQRASDIHIEPCREQGRVRFRIDGLLHDVYQFPPQVTTAVVSRLKSLGRMNVAEKRKPQDGRINTKTVGVEVELRLSTLPTAFGEKLVMRIFDPQVLLKDFDQLGLSADDQQRWQIMTQQANGIILVTGPTGSGKTSTLYSTLRQLATREVNLCTVEDPIEMVEPAFNQMQVQHNIDLTFASGIRALLRQDPDIIMIGEIRDQETAEMAIQAALTGHLVLSTLHTNDAPSAISRLQELGIAHYLIKATLIGVMAQRLVRVLCPHCKRGVADVYAAVGCGECRDSGYRGRAGLYEIMVLDETLKALITPGADVQALRHAALGQGMHSLRMAGMQKVKAGLTTLAEVLRVTPGDSETNPLCIGQ